In Halobaculum rubrum, the following are encoded in one genomic region:
- a CDS encoding aldo/keto reductase has product MTELDLPALGLGTSANDDFEECAETVRTALETGYRHVDTAQMYDNEAAVGEGIRRADVPREEVVVATKVHPDNLASEDAKRTTRESLERLGLDAVDLLYVHWPISAYDPEETLRAMDELHEAGLCDHVGLSNFTPDLLDEARAILDAPVAAHQVECHPLFPQTELREYAVEHGHTLVGYSPLGRGEALDDPLLTEIAEQHGTSTAAVCLAWAFAQEALVPIPKATGEHVRANFEAQELELDEDDLERIAEYDVRERVIDPEDAAWNR; this is encoded by the coding sequence ATGACCGAACTCGACCTCCCGGCGCTCGGCCTCGGCACCTCCGCGAACGACGACTTCGAGGAGTGCGCCGAGACGGTGAGGACGGCACTGGAGACGGGCTACCGTCACGTCGACACCGCACAGATGTACGACAACGAGGCGGCGGTGGGAGAAGGGATCCGCCGCGCCGACGTGCCCCGCGAGGAGGTGGTCGTGGCGACGAAAGTCCACCCCGACAACCTCGCGTCCGAGGACGCGAAACGTACCACCCGCGAGTCGCTGGAGCGCCTCGGACTGGACGCGGTCGATCTCCTGTACGTCCACTGGCCGATCTCGGCGTACGACCCTGAGGAGACCCTGCGCGCGATGGACGAACTGCACGAGGCGGGACTGTGTGACCACGTCGGCCTGTCGAACTTCACGCCCGACCTACTCGACGAGGCGCGGGCGATCCTCGACGCCCCGGTCGCGGCCCACCAGGTGGAGTGTCACCCGTTGTTCCCGCAGACGGAACTGCGGGAGTACGCCGTCGAGCACGGCCACACCCTCGTCGGCTACTCGCCGTTGGGGCGCGGCGAGGCGCTGGACGACCCGCTGCTCACCGAGATCGCCGAGCAGCACGGCACGAGCACCGCCGCGGTCTGTCTCGCGTGGGCGTTCGCGCAGGAGGCGCTCGTCCCCATCCCGAAGGCGACGGGCGAGCACGTCCGCGCGAACTTCGAGGCGCAGGAACTGGAACTCGACGAGGACGACCTCGAACGCATCGCCGAGTACGACGTCCGCGAGCGCGTTATCGACCCCGAGGACGCCGCCTGGAACCGGTAG
- a CDS encoding zinc ribbon domain-containing protein, translated as MAAAPSTDSDDGCPKCGHTDAEVGTISTTGGGLSKMFDIQTNSFRVVSCTNCGYSELYRDTGSAGSDIVDVFLG; from the coding sequence ATGGCAGCAGCGCCCTCCACCGATAGCGACGACGGCTGTCCCAAGTGCGGTCACACCGACGCCGAGGTCGGGACGATCTCCACCACGGGCGGCGGACTGAGCAAGATGTTCGACATTCAGACCAACTCCTTCCGGGTGGTCTCGTGTACGAACTGCGGCTACTCGGAGCTGTACCGCGACACCGGTTCCGCCGGGAGCGACATCGTGGACGTGTTCCTCGGGTAG
- a CDS encoding heavy-metal-associated domain-containing protein: MTTTMRITGMTCGGCETKVVEALEGVEGVDEATADHEGDEAVVEGDADPLDLVAAVPEQYEVESTA, translated from the coding sequence ATGACGACGACGATGCGGATCACCGGCATGACCTGTGGCGGCTGTGAGACGAAGGTTGTCGAGGCGCTCGAGGGCGTCGAGGGCGTCGACGAGGCGACCGCGGACCACGAGGGCGACGAGGCGGTCGTCGAGGGCGACGCCGACCCGCTGGATCTCGTCGCCGCGGTGCCCGAGCAGTACGAGGTCGAGTCGACGGCGTAG
- a CDS encoding CopG family ribbon-helix-helix protein — protein sequence MRTSLNVPDDALAEFDAVAEAEGFDSRSRALREAMAEYVERHTRLEEAAGEVAAVVAFDYVHDEVIRDLHGVQHDYQDVITTTSHVHQGEWCLETVFCRGDAARVRELVYRLRDFDAVRRVRVLSLVGGER from the coding sequence ATGCGAACGAGCCTGAACGTCCCAGACGACGCCCTCGCCGAGTTCGACGCCGTCGCCGAGGCCGAGGGGTTCGACTCCCGCTCGCGGGCGCTCCGGGAGGCGATGGCCGAGTACGTCGAACGCCACACGCGACTGGAGGAGGCCGCCGGCGAGGTCGCCGCCGTCGTCGCGTTCGACTACGTCCACGACGAGGTGATCCGCGACCTCCACGGGGTCCAGCACGACTACCAAGACGTGATCACGACCACCTCGCACGTCCACCAGGGCGAGTGGTGTCTGGAGACAGTGTTCTGCCGCGGCGACGCAGCCCGCGTGCGCGAGTTGGTCTACCGCCTCCGCGACTTCGACGCGGTCCGTCGCGTCCGGGTGCTCTCGCTGGTCGGCGGGGAGCGCTGA
- a CDS encoding heavy metal translocating P-type ATPase yields the protein MSERRTVRVDVGGMTCANCAATIEDAVASLDGAEATANYATDEATVEYDAERVSLAEVFDAVESAGYDPIAETVTVGVTGMTCANCSATIEDAVGDLPGVVSVDANYATDEATVRYAPSVTTREDVYDAVEAAGYEPIREDGTDGDGGDGQSAKDAARAAELRHQRRLTLFGAALSTPLLAMLVLELFAPGVLPEEIPGTGLHIGWAAFALATPVQGILGREFYVNSYKALVVNGRANMDVLIALGSSTAYGYSVIALLGVLPRAGLYFDTAALILVFITLGNYLEARSKSQAGEAIRSLLELKADTATVVREDGTEEEVPLEDVRVGDRLKVRPGERVPTDGVVREGESAVDESMVTGESVPVGKAPGDEVIGSTVNENGVLVVEATKVGEETAIQQIVTRVKEAQSRQPDIQRVADRISAYFVPAVIANALLWGAVWYLAPEALAGVISGLPLWGLAAGGPAAVGVTEFAVLVFASAVLIACPCALGLATPAATMVGTSIGAQHGVLFEGGDVLERVRDTDTVVFDKTGTLTRGEMTLTDAVPVSPAADGAVPADQTGEQTGDAEGPTDRLLAAAATAESGSEHPIAEAVVAGARDRGVEPGDLDVLQNVSGKGIRARTDHGTVVVGKPELLREADVEPEPALETMRELESEGKTAMLVAADGELLGVLAVADEVRESAVAAVEALRERGIAVHMITGDNERTARAVAERVGIDPENVRAGVLPDDKADAVEAIQSDGSRAMMVGDGVNDAPALATAFVGVAIGSGTDVAIEAADVTLMRSDPFDVVKAINVSEGTLAKIKQNLFWALGYNTAMIPLASVGLLQPALAAAAMAFSSVSVLANSMAFRSYDPDERYRLFGRFR from the coding sequence ATGAGTGAACGACGAACCGTCCGGGTAGACGTCGGCGGGATGACCTGTGCCAACTGCGCCGCCACCATCGAAGACGCCGTGGCGAGTCTCGACGGCGCGGAGGCGACGGCGAACTACGCCACCGACGAGGCGACCGTGGAGTACGACGCCGAGCGCGTCTCGCTGGCGGAGGTGTTCGACGCGGTCGAGTCGGCCGGCTACGACCCGATCGCCGAGACCGTCACCGTCGGCGTCACCGGCATGACGTGCGCGAACTGCTCGGCGACCATCGAGGACGCCGTCGGCGACCTCCCCGGCGTCGTCTCGGTCGACGCGAACTACGCCACCGACGAGGCGACCGTGCGATACGCGCCGTCGGTGACGACGCGCGAGGACGTCTACGACGCCGTCGAGGCCGCGGGCTACGAGCCGATCCGCGAGGACGGCACGGACGGAGACGGCGGCGACGGGCAGTCCGCGAAGGACGCCGCGCGGGCGGCGGAGCTCCGGCACCAGCGCCGCCTGACGCTGTTCGGCGCTGCGCTGTCGACGCCGCTGCTCGCGATGCTCGTGCTGGAACTGTTCGCGCCGGGCGTGCTCCCCGAGGAGATCCCCGGGACGGGCCTCCACATCGGCTGGGCCGCGTTCGCGCTCGCGACGCCCGTGCAGGGTATCCTGGGCCGGGAGTTCTACGTGAACTCCTACAAGGCGCTCGTCGTCAACGGCCGCGCGAACATGGACGTGCTCATCGCGCTGGGCTCGTCCACGGCGTACGGCTACTCCGTGATCGCCCTGCTGGGCGTGCTCCCGCGGGCGGGGCTGTACTTCGACACGGCCGCGCTCATCCTCGTGTTCATCACGCTGGGCAACTACCTCGAGGCGCGCTCGAAGTCGCAGGCCGGCGAGGCGATCCGGTCGCTGCTGGAGTTGAAGGCCGACACCGCGACCGTCGTCCGCGAGGACGGCACCGAGGAGGAGGTTCCCCTCGAGGACGTCCGCGTCGGCGATCGCCTGAAGGTGCGCCCCGGCGAGCGCGTCCCGACCGACGGCGTCGTCCGCGAGGGCGAGTCCGCCGTCGACGAGTCGATGGTGACCGGCGAGTCCGTCCCCGTCGGGAAAGCGCCCGGCGACGAGGTGATCGGCTCGACGGTCAACGAGAACGGCGTCCTCGTGGTCGAGGCGACGAAGGTCGGCGAGGAGACGGCGATCCAGCAGATCGTCACGCGAGTGAAGGAGGCGCAGTCGCGCCAGCCCGACATTCAGCGCGTCGCCGACCGCATCTCGGCGTACTTCGTCCCCGCGGTGATCGCCAACGCCCTCCTGTGGGGGGCGGTGTGGTACCTCGCGCCCGAGGCGCTCGCCGGCGTCATCTCGGGACTCCCGCTGTGGGGACTCGCCGCGGGCGGCCCGGCCGCAGTCGGCGTCACCGAGTTCGCGGTGCTGGTGTTCGCCTCCGCGGTCCTCATCGCGTGTCCGTGCGCGCTCGGGCTGGCGACGCCGGCGGCGACGATGGTCGGCACGAGCATCGGCGCCCAGCACGGCGTCCTCTTCGAGGGCGGCGACGTGTTGGAGCGCGTCCGCGACACCGACACGGTCGTGTTCGACAAGACCGGGACGCTCACGCGCGGCGAAATGACCCTCACCGACGCGGTTCCCGTCTCGCCGGCGGCCGACGGCGCGGTACCGGCCGACCAGACGGGCGAGCAGACGGGCGACGCCGAGGGTCCGACGGATCGCCTGCTCGCTGCGGCCGCGACCGCCGAGAGCGGCAGCGAGCACCCGATCGCCGAGGCCGTCGTGGCGGGCGCCCGCGACCGCGGCGTCGAGCCGGGCGACCTCGACGTGCTCCAGAACGTCTCCGGGAAGGGGATCCGCGCGCGAACCGATCACGGCACCGTCGTCGTCGGCAAGCCCGAACTCCTGCGCGAGGCGGACGTCGAGCCCGAGCCCGCGCTGGAGACGATGCGCGAGCTGGAGTCGGAGGGGAAGACGGCGATGCTCGTCGCCGCGGACGGCGAGCTGCTGGGCGTGCTGGCGGTCGCGGACGAGGTCCGTGAGTCGGCCGTCGCCGCGGTCGAGGCGCTCCGCGAGCGCGGGATCGCCGTCCACATGATCACCGGCGACAACGAGCGCACGGCCCGCGCGGTCGCCGAGCGCGTCGGCATCGACCCGGAGAACGTCCGCGCGGGCGTCCTGCCGGACGACAAGGCCGACGCCGTCGAGGCGATCCAGTCGGACGGCTCGCGGGCGATGATGGTCGGCGACGGGGTGAACGACGCACCCGCGCTGGCAACCGCGTTCGTCGGCGTCGCCATCGGCTCGGGCACCGACGTGGCCATCGAGGCCGCCGACGTGACGCTGATGCGCTCGGACCCGTTCGACGTGGTGAAGGCCATCAACGTCTCGGAGGGGACCCTCGCGAAGATCAAGCAGAACCTCTTCTGGGCGCTCGGCTACAACACCGCGATGATCCCGCTGGCCTCGGTGGGGCTGCTCCAGCCGGCGCTGGCGGCCGCCGCGATGGCGTTCTCCAGCGTCTCGGTGCTCGCGAACAGCATGGCGTTCCGGTCGTACGACCCCGACGAGCGCTACCGGCTGTTCGGCCGGTTCCGCTGA
- a CDS encoding cryptochrome/photolyase family protein, which produces MTVWLLGDQLNPNAAPLRHDDHVLMIEAHGFAERMPYHPQKLTLVFSAMRHARDALRDAGYEVTYVEAESFGEGLDRYFEANPGDALVLQRPASHGAGERLRDMVEARGGDCTLVANDGFLTTPDDWDEWTAGRGSDGASGNDAGTYRQEHWYRHVRRETGILLTDDGDPVGGEWNYDDDNRETPPDDWSPPEIPEFEPDAITRDVHAFVADRYDDHWGSADLADFVWPVTREQALQALDHFLEVRLPAFGPYQDAMVEGEWALDHSLLSPAINLGLLHPREVVEAVVDAYRAGDDGDDSDGPEVPLNSVEGFVRQVIGWREFMRHVYRESMPGMDEANQLDQTRDLPEAYWTGDTDMTCLSEAVGHVREHGYAHHIERLMVLSNFALIYGADPGELNRWFHLGFVDAFHWVTTPNVVGMGSFATDALSSKPYASSANYVNRMSDYCSSCPYYHTRTTGDGSCPFNALYWDFLKRNEKVLRGTGRMGLMYSHVDDKGDEEWAAIEERAAEIREMGANGTL; this is translated from the coding sequence ATGACCGTCTGGCTCCTCGGCGACCAACTGAACCCGAACGCCGCACCGCTCCGACACGACGACCACGTCCTCATGATCGAGGCGCACGGCTTCGCCGAGCGCATGCCGTACCACCCGCAGAAGCTCACGCTGGTGTTCTCGGCGATGCGCCACGCTCGCGACGCCCTTCGCGACGCCGGCTACGAGGTGACCTACGTCGAGGCCGAGTCGTTCGGCGAGGGGCTCGACCGGTACTTCGAGGCGAACCCCGGCGACGCGCTCGTGCTCCAGCGTCCCGCGAGCCACGGCGCCGGCGAGCGCCTGCGAGACATGGTCGAGGCGCGCGGCGGCGACTGCACGCTCGTCGCCAACGACGGCTTTCTCACCACCCCCGACGACTGGGACGAGTGGACCGCCGGCCGAGGGTCGGACGGGGCGTCGGGGAACGACGCCGGGACCTACCGGCAGGAGCACTGGTACCGCCACGTCCGCCGCGAGACGGGGATCCTGCTGACCGACGACGGGGACCCTGTGGGCGGCGAGTGGAACTACGACGACGACAACCGCGAGACGCCGCCGGACGACTGGTCACCCCCCGAGATCCCCGAGTTCGAACCTGACGCGATCACGCGGGACGTTCACGCCTTCGTCGCCGACAGGTACGACGACCACTGGGGCAGCGCCGACCTTGCGGACTTCGTGTGGCCCGTCACGCGCGAGCAGGCGCTGCAGGCCCTCGATCACTTTCTCGAGGTCCGCCTCCCGGCGTTCGGGCCGTATCAGGACGCGATGGTCGAGGGCGAGTGGGCGCTGGACCACTCGCTGTTGTCGCCGGCGATCAACCTCGGCCTGTTGCACCCGCGGGAGGTTGTCGAGGCGGTGGTGGACGCCTACCGCGCCGGCGACGATGGAGACGACAGTGACGGCCCCGAGGTCCCGCTCAACTCCGTCGAGGGGTTCGTTCGGCAGGTGATCGGCTGGCGGGAGTTCATGCGCCACGTCTACCGCGAGTCGATGCCCGGGATGGACGAGGCGAACCAGCTCGACCAGACGCGGGACCTCCCCGAGGCGTACTGGACCGGCGACACCGACATGACCTGCCTCTCGGAGGCCGTGGGCCACGTCCGGGAACACGGTTACGCCCACCACATCGAGCGGCTGATGGTGCTCTCGAACTTCGCGCTGATCTACGGCGCGGACCCGGGCGAACTGAACCGCTGGTTCCACCTCGGGTTCGTCGACGCGTTCCACTGGGTGACGACGCCGAACGTCGTCGGGATGGGGTCGTTCGCGACGGACGCGCTCTCCTCGAAGCCGTACGCCTCCTCGGCGAACTACGTGAACCGCATGAGCGACTACTGCTCGTCGTGTCCCTACTACCACACCAGGACGACCGGCGATGGGTCGTGTCCGTTCAACGCGCTGTACTGGGACTTCCTGAAGCGCAACGAGAAGGTGCTCCGTGGCACGGGGCGAATGGGGCTGATGTACTCCCACGTCGACGACAAAGGCGACGAGGAGTGGGCCGCCATCGAGGAACGCGCCGCCGAGATCCGGGAGATGGGCGCGAACGGGACGCTATAG
- a CDS encoding aldo/keto reductase, translated as MEYTTLGDTGLTVSRICLGCMSFGDPDWRDWVLDEEAGTELVDRAVELGVNFFDTANMYSDGASERVLGDALAEYDRDEFVVATKGYFQMREDDPNSGGLSRKAIQQELDNSLERLGMDTVDLYQTHRYDHDTPIERTVRALDEAVRDRKARYVGASSMWAHQFADALHTADDLGLERYVTMQNHYNLLYREEEREMLPLCEREGVGVIPWSPLARGWLARPVDELDATTRGESEEHARRHPYLEGGGEEINARVAELAEERGVKMAQIALAWLFEQDAVDAPIVGTTSVEHLEDAVEALDISLSSSDMEYLEEPYEPVRVSGHE; from the coding sequence ATGGAGTACACTACCCTCGGCGACACGGGACTGACCGTCTCGCGGATCTGTCTGGGCTGTATGAGCTTCGGCGACCCCGACTGGCGCGACTGGGTGCTCGACGAGGAGGCGGGAACCGAACTCGTCGACCGCGCGGTCGAGTTGGGGGTGAACTTCTTCGACACCGCCAACATGTACTCCGACGGCGCCTCCGAGCGCGTCCTCGGCGACGCGCTCGCGGAGTACGACCGCGACGAGTTCGTCGTCGCGACGAAGGGGTACTTCCAAATGCGCGAGGACGACCCCAACTCCGGGGGCCTCTCCCGGAAGGCCATCCAACAGGAACTCGACAACTCCCTCGAGAGGCTCGGGATGGACACCGTCGACCTGTACCAGACGCACCGGTACGATCACGACACGCCGATCGAGCGGACGGTCCGGGCGCTCGACGAGGCCGTCCGCGACCGGAAGGCGCGCTACGTCGGCGCCTCCTCGATGTGGGCCCACCAGTTCGCCGACGCGCTCCACACGGCCGACGATCTCGGGCTCGAGCGGTACGTCACCATGCAGAACCACTACAACCTGCTGTACCGCGAGGAGGAACGCGAGATGCTCCCGCTGTGTGAGCGCGAGGGCGTCGGCGTGATCCCGTGGTCGCCGCTGGCACGCGGGTGGCTCGCCCGCCCGGTCGACGAACTCGACGCGACGACGCGCGGCGAAAGCGAGGAACACGCCCGCCGGCACCCGTACCTTGAGGGCGGTGGCGAGGAGATCAACGCCCGCGTCGCCGAGCTGGCCGAGGAACGCGGCGTGAAGATGGCCCAGATCGCCCTCGCGTGGCTGTTCGAGCAGGACGCCGTCGACGCCCCGATCGTCGGGACGACGAGCGTCGAACACCTCGAGGACGCCGTCGAGGCGCTCGACATCTCGCTGTCCTCCTCGGACATGGAGTACCTGGAGGAGCCGTACGAGCCGGTTCGGGTGTCCGGTCACGAGTGA
- a CDS encoding peroxidase-related enzyme (This protein belongs to a clade of uncharacterized proteins related to peroxidases such as the alkylhydroperoxidase AhpD.) — protein MLDDAQRRFPVPDYDEVPEDIRERLDEEAERAGFAPNVMSALAYKPSHFRAFMAFHDALVDDTTLDREEVEMIVVAVSGQNNCLYCNVAHGALVRIYAKDPHLADQLTSNHRTADVSDKRMAMLEVAVKLTDEPDGVTTEDLDLLYEAGYSEEEVWDIGMVAAFFNLSNRMATFADWRPNEEFYTMGR, from the coding sequence CTGCTCGACGACGCCCAGCGACGCTTCCCGGTCCCCGACTACGACGAGGTGCCCGAGGACATCCGCGAGCGCCTCGACGAGGAGGCCGAGCGCGCGGGCTTCGCCCCGAACGTCATGTCGGCCCTGGCGTACAAGCCCAGCCACTTCCGGGCGTTCATGGCGTTCCACGACGCCCTCGTCGACGACACCACGCTCGACCGCGAGGAGGTGGAGATGATCGTCGTCGCCGTCTCCGGGCAGAACAACTGCCTGTACTGCAACGTCGCCCACGGCGCGCTCGTGCGCATCTACGCGAAGGACCCGCATCTCGCGGACCAGTTGACGAGCAATCACCGCACCGCCGACGTGAGCGACAAGCGCATGGCGATGCTGGAGGTCGCGGTGAAGCTGACCGACGAGCCGGACGGCGTGACGACCGAGGACCTCGATCTGCTGTACGAAGCGGGCTACTCCGAGGAGGAGGTGTGGGACATCGGGATGGTCGCCGCGTTCTTCAACCTCTCCAACCGGATGGCGACGTTCGCCGACTGGCGCCCCAACGAGGAGTTCTACACGATGGGTCGGTAG
- a CDS encoding mechanosensitive ion channel family protein gives MNVLASLDALVPWQAAALVLAVSLGAALLAELVVIRAARRFVTRTKTGLDEIALAEVRVPLVASLALAGVFVLTRVEGVVAAVPVSGAALESFFGDPALTAVVLLWAWALNEIVNRGVEYLQDQGARYDFAPVFSNVWTLVVLVGTAGTVLYIWEVDVTPLLAGAGIVGITVGFAAKDTVANFFGGVALYFDDTYRVGDFVELDSGETGTVVEVGIRSTTLLTRDEVLVTVPNSVLNATKVINQSAPSRRRRVRAPVGVAYGTDLDALEALLVDIAADETLVLDSPKPRCRLRRFGDSALEYELLCWVSSPTRRAKAVHRLNRAIHDRFAAEGIEIPYPKRDVSVAADRPTDDAVRPSPAAVNGDGAVDPADDGGSGR, from the coding sequence ATGAACGTACTCGCATCCCTGGACGCGCTGGTGCCGTGGCAGGCGGCCGCGCTCGTCCTCGCGGTCTCGCTGGGCGCCGCCCTCCTCGCCGAACTCGTCGTGATCCGCGCGGCGAGGCGGTTCGTCACTCGGACGAAGACCGGCCTCGACGAGATCGCGCTCGCGGAGGTCCGCGTGCCGCTGGTCGCCTCGCTCGCACTCGCGGGCGTGTTCGTGCTCACCCGGGTCGAGGGGGTCGTCGCCGCAGTCCCCGTCTCGGGGGCGGCCCTGGAGTCGTTCTTCGGCGACCCGGCGTTGACGGCCGTCGTCTTACTGTGGGCGTGGGCGCTCAACGAGATCGTCAACCGCGGCGTCGAGTATCTCCAGGATCAGGGCGCGCGGTACGACTTCGCACCGGTGTTCTCGAACGTGTGGACGCTCGTCGTCCTCGTCGGCACCGCCGGCACCGTCCTCTACATCTGGGAGGTCGACGTGACGCCGCTGCTTGCGGGCGCCGGCATCGTGGGGATCACGGTCGGGTTCGCCGCGAAGGACACCGTCGCGAACTTCTTCGGCGGGGTGGCGCTGTACTTTGACGACACCTACCGCGTCGGCGACTTCGTCGAACTCGACTCCGGCGAGACCGGCACGGTCGTCGAAGTCGGCATCCGCTCGACCACCCTCCTGACGCGCGACGAGGTGCTCGTCACCGTCCCCAACTCCGTGCTCAACGCGACGAAGGTGATCAACCAGTCGGCGCCCTCGCGACGCCGCCGCGTCCGGGCGCCCGTGGGCGTCGCCTACGGAACCGACCTCGACGCGCTTGAGGCGCTGCTGGTCGACATCGCCGCCGACGAGACGTTGGTGCTCGACTCGCCGAAGCCGCGGTGTCGCCTCCGGCGGTTCGGCGACTCGGCGCTGGAGTACGAACTGCTGTGTTGGGTGTCGTCGCCGACGCGGCGCGCGAAGGCGGTCCACCGGCTCAACCGGGCGATCCACGACCGCTTCGCGGCCGAGGGGATCGAGATCCCGTACCCGAAACGCGACGTGTCCGTCGCCGCCGACAGGCCGACGGACGACGCGGTCCGGCCGTCCCCCGCGGCAGTCAACGGGGACGGCGCCGTCGACCCGGCCGACGACGGCGGGTCCGGTCGATAA
- a CDS encoding acyl-CoA synthetase: protein MPVDYDTAVDDFEWDIPDDYSLPSVIEGHAEAFGDRVAVTFLDDEGTRAERTYSDIHGDMNRFANALEELGVDEGDRVMHLLPRHPDVFAVQLGVLKRGALVVPCSEMLKPKDLQFRANDSAATTVVAHESLVDMVEPIVEETPVDTLIAVGGSGPDGWHAFDDLLEGRETEHDGPDVGAQDPMSINYTSGTTGQPKPVLHKHRWMRAFELVNAPYWWGVTAEGTDAPGVDDDDIDLDEELLWATTGTGWAKWFWSPVGVGITTGASQLLYEGEFDADEFLSVMEEEGVTRLCAVPTQYRMFTQTDLEQYDLPLKEALSAGEPLNREPIEALQDAYGITPRDGYGQTETVCLVSNYPGIDVKEGSMGKPTPGLGTTIIDTQEEEEVEPGETGEIAVPVGCPGIFEQYYEKPNLDEKTFSGEYYRTGDLAREDEDGYFFFEGRADDIILSAGYRIGPFEVEDALVSHEAVAEAAAVGSPHEERGDVVKAYVVLAEGYEGSDDLTDELQSYMKSETAPYKYPRRIEYVDELPKTSSGKTRRIELREREKELFGE, encoded by the coding sequence ATGCCGGTCGACTACGACACCGCCGTCGACGACTTCGAGTGGGACATCCCCGACGACTACTCCCTCCCGTCGGTGATCGAGGGGCACGCGGAAGCGTTCGGCGACCGCGTCGCCGTGACGTTCCTCGACGACGAGGGAACGCGCGCGGAGCGCACGTACTCGGACATCCACGGGGACATGAACCGATTCGCCAACGCCCTCGAGGAGTTGGGCGTCGACGAGGGCGACCGCGTGATGCACCTGCTCCCGCGGCACCCGGACGTGTTCGCCGTCCAGTTGGGCGTGCTCAAGCGGGGCGCGCTGGTCGTCCCCTGCTCGGAGATGCTCAAGCCGAAGGACCTGCAGTTCCGTGCGAACGACTCCGCGGCGACCACCGTCGTCGCCCACGAGTCGCTCGTGGACATGGTCGAGCCGATCGTCGAGGAGACGCCGGTCGACACCCTGATCGCGGTCGGGGGGTCGGGTCCCGACGGCTGGCACGCCTTCGACGACCTCCTCGAGGGTCGGGAGACCGAACACGACGGTCCCGACGTGGGCGCGCAGGACCCGATGAGCATCAACTACACCTCCGGCACCACCGGACAGCCCAAGCCCGTCCTCCACAAGCACCGGTGGATGCGCGCGTTCGAGCTGGTGAACGCGCCGTACTGGTGGGGCGTCACCGCCGAGGGAACCGACGCACCCGGCGTCGACGACGACGACATCGACCTCGACGAGGAGCTGCTGTGGGCGACGACCGGCACCGGCTGGGCGAAGTGGTTCTGGTCGCCCGTCGGCGTCGGCATCACCACCGGCGCGAGCCAACTGCTGTACGAGGGCGAGTTCGATGCCGACGAGTTCCTCTCGGTGATGGAGGAGGAGGGCGTCACCCGGCTGTGTGCCGTCCCGACGCAGTACCGGATGTTCACCCAGACGGACCTGGAGCAGTACGACCTCCCGCTGAAGGAGGCGCTGTCGGCGGGCGAGCCGCTCAACCGCGAGCCGATCGAGGCGCTGCAGGACGCCTACGGCATCACCCCCCGCGACGGCTACGGGCAGACGGAGACCGTGTGTCTCGTCTCGAACTACCCCGGTATCGACGTGAAGGAGGGGTCGATGGGCAAGCCGACCCCCGGCCTCGGCACCACGATCATCGACACCCAAGAGGAGGAGGAAGTCGAGCCGGGCGAGACCGGCGAGATCGCGGTCCCGGTCGGCTGTCCGGGCATCTTCGAGCAGTACTACGAGAAGCCGAACCTCGACGAGAAGACGTTCTCGGGCGAGTACTACCGCACGGGCGACCTGGCCCGCGAGGACGAGGACGGATACTTCTTCTTCGAGGGGCGCGCAGACGACATCATCCTCTCTGCGGGCTACCGCATCGGCCCGTTCGAGGTCGAGGACGCGCTCGTCTCCCACGAGGCGGTCGCGGAGGCGGCCGCGGTCGGCTCCCCCCACGAGGAGCGCGGCGACGTGGTGAAGGCGTACGTCGTCCTCGCGGAGGGCTACGAGGGGAGCGACGACCTCACCGACGAACTGCAAAGCTACATGAAATCGGAGACGGCGCCGTACAAGTACCCGCGTCGGATCGAGTACGTCGACGAGCTGCCGAAAACCTCCTCCGGCAAGACGCGGCGGATCGAACTGCGCGAGCGCGAGAAGGAGCTGTTCGGGGAGTAG
- a CDS encoding metal-dependent hydrolase, with protein MYKRGHFGVAMLALAPITFWLLSTGFPVFGALVAGTVLYLAMLPDVDHRVPGVPHRGPTHSLLFAAVVGAVFAGAASLVEPVLSIAVPGGVSMVAFGFLLGFGTVVAHLLGDAITPMGVNFLWPHPRTWSLSLTTADSTIWNWGLFVLGVFALAAAVALAVRGAPI; from the coding sequence GTGTACAAACGCGGCCACTTCGGCGTCGCCATGCTCGCGCTCGCGCCGATCACGTTCTGGCTGCTCTCGACCGGCTTCCCCGTGTTCGGCGCGCTGGTCGCCGGAACGGTCCTCTATCTCGCGATGTTGCCGGACGTTGACCACCGCGTTCCCGGCGTCCCCCACCGCGGGCCGACCCATTCGCTTCTGTTCGCGGCCGTCGTCGGCGCCGTCTTCGCCGGCGCCGCATCGCTCGTCGAGCCCGTCCTCTCGATCGCGGTGCCCGGCGGCGTCTCGATGGTCGCGTTCGGCTTCCTCCTCGGCTTCGGAACCGTCGTCGCGCACCTGCTCGGCGACGCGATCACGCCGATGGGCGTGAACTTCCTGTGGCCACACCCGCGGACCTGGTCGCTGTCGCTCACGACCGCCGACTCGACGATCTGGAACTGGGGGCTGTTCGTCCTCGGCGTGTTCGCGCTGGCGGCCGCGGTCGCGCTGGCGGTGCGGGGTGCGCCGATCTGA